Proteins from a genomic interval of Marmoricola sp. OAE513:
- a CDS encoding CidA/LrgA family protein — protein MPHNTPVLQGLMVLLGCQLAGEVGVRLTGIEFPGPVVGMVLFLVLLRIRRPAESSPLVAAPALLLRHLNLLFIPAGVGIVVYLGTVRDNALPLAAGLWVSWLVGFVVTGLVASTLLRLVRERR, from the coding sequence GTGCCGCACAACACCCCTGTCCTCCAGGGACTCATGGTCCTGCTCGGCTGTCAGCTCGCCGGCGAGGTCGGCGTGCGGCTGACGGGGATCGAGTTCCCCGGTCCCGTGGTCGGGATGGTGCTGTTCCTCGTGCTGCTCCGGATCCGCAGACCCGCCGAGTCCTCGCCGCTGGTCGCGGCCCCCGCCCTGCTGCTGCGCCACCTGAACCTGCTCTTCATCCCGGCCGGAGTCGGCATCGTCGTCTACCTCGGCACCGTCCGGGACAACGCGCTGCCGCTGGCCGCCGGCCTCTGGGTGTCCTGGCTGGTCGGCTTCGTCGTCACCGGCCTGGTCGCCTCGACCTTGCTGCGCCTGGTCAGGGAGCGCCGGTGA
- a CDS encoding pirin family protein, whose amino-acid sequence MESLRPREVPLGGLRAMTVRRTLPQRQRTLIGAWCFVDHYGPDAVGPHGGMVVPPHPHTGLQTVSWLFSGEIEHRDSAGFKALVRPGEVNLMTAGRGISHSEYSSPGTSLLHGAQLWLALPDAHRHTAPNFEHFTPQPVNGNGWQARVFLGSLLGTRSPVRTFSPLVGAELRMRAGTTLRIPVDPGFEHGILLDTGAVTVDGKPLELNDLGYLAPRGDDIEIVAQEDSLLLVLGGEPFGEKIVMWWNFIGRDHDEVVEYREQWQSLVESGRSDRFSLPSADLMPPIPAPVLPNVRMMKRG is encoded by the coding sequence ATGGAGTCCCTGAGGCCGCGCGAAGTGCCGCTGGGGGGTCTGCGTGCCATGACGGTGCGCCGGACCCTGCCCCAGCGTCAGCGCACGCTCATCGGCGCCTGGTGCTTCGTGGACCACTACGGCCCGGATGCGGTCGGGCCGCACGGCGGCATGGTCGTGCCGCCGCACCCCCACACCGGTCTGCAGACCGTCTCCTGGTTGTTCAGCGGCGAGATCGAGCACCGCGACTCGGCCGGGTTCAAGGCGCTGGTCCGCCCCGGTGAGGTCAACCTGATGACGGCCGGTCGCGGGATCAGCCACTCCGAGTACTCCAGTCCCGGCACGTCGCTGCTGCACGGCGCCCAGCTCTGGTTGGCCCTGCCCGACGCGCACCGGCACACGGCTCCGAACTTCGAGCACTTCACCCCCCAACCGGTCAACGGCAACGGCTGGCAGGCCCGGGTCTTCCTCGGCTCCTTGCTGGGCACGCGGTCCCCGGTGCGCACGTTCTCACCGCTGGTCGGCGCGGAGCTGCGGATGCGGGCGGGCACCACGCTGCGGATCCCCGTCGACCCCGGTTTCGAGCACGGCATCTTGCTGGACACCGGTGCTGTCACGGTGGACGGCAAGCCGTTGGAGCTCAACGACCTCGGCTACCTGGCGCCGCGCGGGGACGACATCGAGATCGTCGCGCAGGAGGACTCCCTCCTGCTCGTGCTCGGCGGCGAGCCGTTCGGCGAGAAGATCGTCATGTGGTGGAACTTCATCGGGCGTGATCACGACGAGGTGGTGGAGTACCGCGAGCAGTGGCAGAGCCTGGTCGAGAGCGGACGTTCCGACAGGTTCTCGTTGCCTTCCGCCGACCTGATGCCGCCGATCCCGGCGCCCGTGCTGCCGAACGTCCGGATGATGAAACGCGGATGA
- a CDS encoding TetR family transcriptional regulator, which yields MTSGILDAAERVFTQYGARRANVEDVARAAGISRSTLYRAYPTKEALLQAVLDREIDEFFDQLDLVASDLPPREAIVECFTAGIALTREIPLLARLVETEPEIITGIGGATPTSAVLGSAHRVARTLRRSGATMPEEELYVVAELMLRIAYTYMLNPHGTVDMTRDDAVRDYARRYLAPLVH from the coding sequence GTGACGTCAGGCATCCTGGACGCCGCGGAGCGGGTCTTCACCCAGTACGGCGCCCGCCGCGCCAACGTCGAGGACGTCGCTCGCGCCGCCGGTATCAGCCGGAGCACGCTCTACCGCGCCTACCCGACCAAGGAGGCCCTGCTCCAGGCGGTGCTCGACCGCGAGATCGACGAGTTCTTCGACCAGCTCGACCTGGTCGCCTCCGACCTGCCCCCGCGCGAGGCGATCGTCGAGTGCTTCACCGCCGGTATCGCGCTGACCCGGGAGATCCCGTTGCTGGCCCGGCTCGTCGAGACCGAGCCGGAGATCATCACCGGCATCGGCGGCGCGACCCCGACGAGCGCGGTCCTCGGCTCGGCCCACCGCGTCGCCCGGACCCTGCGACGTAGCGGCGCCACCATGCCCGAGGAGGAGCTGTACGTCGTGGCGGAGCTGATGCTCCGGATCGCCTACACCTACATGCTCAACCCGCACGGCACCGTCGACATGACCCGGGACGACGCGGTGCGCGACTACGCGCGCCGGTACCTCGCACCCCTCGTGCACTGA
- a CDS encoding DEAD/DEAH box helicase — protein MPGDLVATMAQLDITEPTPIQAATLPDSLAGRDVLGRGRTGSGKTYAFLLPLVARLMESGSRRQPKRPRALVLAPTRELVLQIEASLAPLAEVAGLKTRTVFGGVGQNPQAQALKAGVDVVLACPGRLEDLIQQGLCDLSNVEITILDEADHMADLGFLPAVRRLLDKTPAGGQRMLFSATLDAGVNVLVKRFLVDPKTHEADSAQSPVAAMDHHVLHIEHQHRVPVLVDLASAPGRTVVFTRTKHGAKALTRQLNSKGVPAVELHGNLGQNARTRNMDAFHSGKATTLVATDIAARGIHVDDVALVIHADPPAEHKAYLHRSGRTARAGAAGTVITLMTDQQVRDVRDLTRAAGIKPTTTKVSGPHHEFLRELAPGERVLVPGGLGIATEEKQRSGGGQRPRRSGGGSRSGGAKNGSRSGSASSGGRGSRNGSAAPKSGGSEGSGRPRRNRSGGGSGSGSNGGGHSAAAFSGRRGR, from the coding sequence GTGCCCGGAGATCTTGTTGCCACGATGGCGCAGCTCGACATCACCGAGCCCACCCCCATCCAGGCAGCGACCCTGCCCGACTCCCTCGCCGGTCGCGACGTCCTCGGACGCGGCCGTACCGGCTCCGGCAAGACCTACGCGTTCCTGCTCCCGCTGGTCGCCCGGCTGATGGAGTCCGGTTCCCGGCGTCAGCCGAAGCGCCCGCGCGCGCTCGTCCTGGCCCCGACCCGCGAGCTCGTCCTGCAGATCGAGGCGTCCCTCGCCCCGCTCGCCGAGGTCGCCGGCCTCAAGACCCGCACCGTCTTCGGTGGCGTGGGGCAGAACCCGCAGGCCCAGGCCCTCAAGGCCGGGGTCGACGTCGTCCTGGCGTGCCCCGGTCGCCTCGAGGACCTGATCCAGCAGGGCCTGTGCGACCTGTCCAACGTCGAGATCACCATCCTCGACGAGGCCGACCACATGGCCGACCTCGGCTTCCTGCCCGCCGTACGCCGACTCCTCGACAAGACCCCGGCCGGTGGCCAGCGGATGCTGTTCTCCGCCACCCTGGACGCGGGCGTGAACGTCCTGGTCAAGCGCTTCCTCGTGGACCCGAAGACGCACGAGGCCGACTCGGCCCAGTCGCCGGTCGCCGCGATGGACCACCACGTGCTGCACATCGAGCACCAGCACCGCGTCCCGGTCCTGGTGGACCTGGCGAGTGCGCCCGGCCGCACGGTCGTCTTCACCCGCACCAAGCACGGTGCGAAGGCGCTGACCCGCCAGCTCAACAGCAAGGGCGTGCCCGCCGTCGAGCTCCACGGCAACCTCGGGCAGAACGCGCGCACCCGGAACATGGACGCGTTCCACTCGGGCAAGGCGACCACGCTGGTCGCGACCGACATCGCCGCCCGCGGCATCCACGTCGACGACGTCGCGCTGGTGATCCACGCCGACCCGCCGGCCGAGCACAAGGCCTACCTGCACCGTTCCGGCCGTACGGCGCGCGCCGGCGCCGCAGGCACGGTGATCACGCTGATGACCGACCAGCAGGTCCGCGACGTGCGCGACCTGACCCGGGCGGCCGGCATCAAGCCGACCACCACGAAGGTCAGCGGCCCCCACCACGAGTTCCTCCGCGAGCTCGCCCCGGGCGAGCGCGTCCTGGTCCCCGGCGGGCTCGGCATCGCGACCGAGGAGAAGCAGCGTTCGGGTGGCGGCCAGCGTCCGCGTCGGTCGGGCGGCGGGTCGCGCAGCGGTGGCGCCAAGAACGGCTCGCGCAGCGGGTCGGCCTCTAGCGGTGGTCGTGGTTCGCGCAACGGTTCCGCAGCCCCGAAGAGCGGTGGCTCGGAGGGCTCGGGCCGCCCCCGTCGCAACCGTTCCGGCGGCGGATCGGGATCGGGGTCGAACGGTGGCGGCCATAGCGCCGCGGCCTTCAGCGGACGTCGCGGTCGCTAG
- a CDS encoding oxygenase MpaB family protein, producing MTLAQTPDPVVAPAPVVEPAETKALPLGPDSLTWQLFADNRMALLGPRAAVLQNMLPSLGQGVEDHSVWFAETLARLQRSIPPIFNTVYGVDGVAAGHEVRDFHKHIKGKLPDGGRYSALNPDTYYWAHATFVEHLVVATETFIRPLSDAEKDQIIGEHITWFQRYGVSARSVPTTWAEFDAYWQHALDERLVAHRTAAYGVGYATKGWPRPKRIPAPVWFVVKGPINAISSSITIGGMPERGREILGLPWDPQRERRYQRFAKLSRALNPVYAKLPGKFRMHPIALRAFKREGRVA from the coding sequence ATGACGCTTGCCCAGACCCCGGACCCGGTCGTCGCGCCTGCCCCGGTCGTCGAGCCTGCCGAGACGAAGGCCCTTCCGCTCGGCCCCGACTCGCTGACCTGGCAGCTCTTCGCCGACAACCGGATGGCCCTGCTCGGACCGCGCGCCGCAGTTCTGCAGAACATGCTTCCGTCGCTCGGTCAGGGCGTCGAGGACCACTCCGTCTGGTTCGCCGAGACGCTGGCCCGCCTGCAGCGCAGCATCCCGCCGATCTTCAACACCGTGTACGGCGTCGACGGCGTCGCGGCCGGCCACGAGGTCCGCGACTTCCACAAGCACATCAAGGGCAAGCTCCCCGACGGCGGCCGCTACAGCGCGCTCAACCCGGACACCTACTACTGGGCGCACGCGACCTTCGTCGAGCACCTGGTCGTCGCCACCGAGACCTTTATCCGTCCGCTCAGCGATGCCGAGAAGGACCAGATCATCGGCGAGCACATCACCTGGTTCCAGCGGTACGGCGTCAGCGCCCGCTCCGTGCCGACCACCTGGGCCGAGTTCGACGCCTACTGGCAGCACGCGCTGGACGAGCGCCTGGTCGCGCACCGCACCGCGGCGTACGGAGTCGGCTACGCGACCAAGGGATGGCCGCGGCCGAAGCGGATCCCGGCGCCGGTGTGGTTCGTGGTCAAGGGCCCGATCAACGCGATCAGCTCGTCCATCACCATCGGCGGCATGCCCGAGCGCGGTCGCGAGATCCTCGGCCTCCCGTGGGACCCGCAGCGCGAGCGGAGGTACCAGCGGTTCGCGAAACTGAGCCGCGCGCTGAACCCGGTCTACGCCAAGCTCCCCGGAAAGTTCCGGATGCACCCCATTGCGCTGCGGGCGTTCAAGCGTGAGGGTCGGGTGGCGTGA
- a CDS encoding SDR family NAD(P)-dependent oxidoreductase produces the protein MARSVRNKVVAITGGARGIGEATAKALAAAGARVAVGDLDAELAQRSAQAYGGLGLPLDVTSQESFAGFLDKVQAEYGRIDGLVNNAGIMVIGKHLDVPLEGQLKQLDINLRGVILGVHEVAPRMIAAGGGQIVNIASLAGKIAAPGAAVYSATKAGVLSLTEALDAELSGQGVRVAAVLPSFTSTGLIDGTTPPKLSPPIQPEQVAAAVVALLGRHRPIATVPPSMAISAAQWGLMPNRAKRWMGRKTGMDTMFTDFDHGARAAYEHRTTGD, from the coding sequence ATGGCTCGCTCTGTACGCAACAAGGTCGTCGCGATCACCGGTGGTGCGCGTGGCATCGGTGAAGCCACCGCCAAGGCGCTCGCCGCCGCCGGCGCCCGGGTCGCCGTCGGTGACCTCGACGCCGAGCTGGCGCAGCGATCCGCCCAGGCCTACGGCGGCCTCGGTCTCCCGCTCGACGTCACCTCGCAGGAGTCGTTCGCCGGCTTCCTCGACAAGGTGCAGGCCGAGTACGGCCGGATCGACGGGCTGGTCAACAACGCCGGGATCATGGTCATCGGCAAGCACCTCGACGTGCCGCTCGAAGGTCAGCTCAAGCAGCTCGACATCAACCTGCGCGGCGTCATCCTCGGCGTCCACGAGGTCGCTCCCCGGATGATCGCCGCCGGTGGTGGTCAGATCGTCAACATCGCCTCGCTGGCCGGCAAGATCGCCGCACCCGGTGCGGCCGTGTACTCCGCCACCAAAGCAGGTGTCCTGTCGTTGACCGAGGCGCTCGACGCCGAGCTCTCCGGCCAGGGCGTCCGCGTGGCTGCGGTGCTGCCGTCGTTCACGAGCACCGGTCTCATCGACGGCACCACCCCGCCGAAGCTTAGCCCGCCGATCCAACCCGAGCAGGTCGCCGCCGCCGTGGTCGCCCTGTTGGGCAGGCACCGCCCGATCGCCACGGTTCCGCCGTCCATGGCGATCTCGGCCGCGCAGTGGGGCCTGATGCCGAACCGCGCGAAGCGCTGGATGGGTCGCAAGACCGGCATGGACACGATGTTCACCGACTTCGACCACGGCGCCCGCGCGGCGTACGAGCACCGCACCACCGGCGACTGA
- a CDS encoding DNA-3-methyladenine glycosylase I: MTKAVRSEDDIARCPWGSAPGVLRDYHDTEWGVPILGESAMFERLSLEGAQAGLSWLTILNKRENYRSRFLGFDVDRVAAMTDADLAEALLDPGIVRNRGKVASVRTNARAAVELRADGGLEAFIESFAPARTPRPADTSQVPTTSPESLALSKALKKRGFAFVGPTTMYALFEASGIVDTHLTGCHRRGVAARWPA, encoded by the coding sequence ATGACGAAGGCGGTCCGCAGCGAGGACGACATCGCCCGCTGCCCGTGGGGAAGTGCTCCCGGGGTGCTGCGCGACTACCACGACACCGAGTGGGGCGTGCCGATCCTGGGAGAGTCCGCCATGTTCGAGCGGCTCTCGCTGGAGGGCGCGCAGGCCGGACTGTCCTGGCTGACGATCCTGAACAAGCGCGAGAACTACCGGAGCCGGTTCCTCGGCTTCGACGTCGACCGCGTCGCGGCGATGACCGACGCGGACCTGGCTGAGGCGCTCCTGGACCCCGGCATCGTCCGCAACCGTGGCAAGGTCGCCTCGGTCCGCACGAACGCGCGCGCCGCTGTCGAGCTCCGCGCCGACGGTGGGCTGGAGGCGTTCATCGAGTCGTTCGCCCCGGCGAGGACGCCGAGGCCCGCGGACACCTCCCAGGTGCCGACCACCTCACCGGAATCTCTCGCGCTGTCCAAGGCGCTGAAGAAGCGCGGCTTCGCGTTCGTCGGACCGACGACGATGTACGCCCTGTTCGAGGCCAGCGGCATCGTGGACACCCATCTCACCGGGTGTCACCGGCGCGGGGTCGCTGCCCGCTGGCCGGCCTGA
- a CDS encoding succinic semialdehyde dehydrogenase: MSILSRSSNPLRSSIPRSSSLPRRANPAQAQLPPHLTSADIARYAAQVTTSGDDTAQAVEPFTGALLPPVPQSSAADVALAATRARAAQPAWAARPLSERTRIALKFGELMVAERDKLTDLVQWETGKSRIHAGIETFGVPLVAAHYGAASADYLAPRSVRSGVPGVVRARVTRHPKGLVGVIAPWNYPLFLAVGDVVPALIAGNAVLSKADSQAPMTLLAARELAVRAGVPAEIWQVVAGPGSKLGQAIIENVDHLAFTGSTATGRRLAAAAGERLIGTSLELGGKNPMVVREDADLDAAVTGAVQACFASAGQMCIGIERIYVHESLYPTFVEKLVAETARIKIGASYDHDVEMGSLTSAEQLGVTRDHVEDAVAQGAVVASGGRHRPDLGPFFFEPTVITGVRPGMKLYAEETFGPVVSVYPVVDDADAIARANDTEYGLSASVWGKDLAKAQKVANAIRAGAVNINDGYLSAISSLSAPMGGMKASGVGRRHAADGILRFTESQTTTTQRVATPYPSRTKAYMAAMRVVVIAQLKAARRKARKDI, translated from the coding sequence GTGAGCATCCTCAGCCGGTCCTCGAACCCCCTTCGGTCGTCGATCCCCCGGTCGTCGAGCTTGCCGAGGCGCGCCAACCCCGCCCAGGCCCAGCTCCCGCCGCACCTGACCTCCGCCGACATCGCGCGCTACGCAGCCCAGGTCACCACCTCGGGCGACGACACCGCGCAAGCAGTCGAGCCCTTCACCGGCGCGCTGCTCCCCCCGGTCCCGCAGTCCTCCGCCGCCGACGTGGCCCTCGCTGCGACCCGGGCGCGTGCGGCCCAACCTGCCTGGGCAGCGCGACCGCTGTCCGAGCGGACGAGGATCGCGCTGAAGTTCGGCGAGCTGATGGTCGCGGAGCGCGACAAGCTCACCGACCTCGTGCAGTGGGAGACGGGCAAGTCCCGGATCCACGCGGGCATCGAGACCTTCGGGGTCCCGCTGGTCGCCGCGCACTACGGTGCTGCCAGCGCGGACTACCTCGCACCGCGCTCGGTGCGCTCCGGCGTACCGGGGGTCGTCAGGGCTCGTGTCACCCGCCACCCCAAGGGGCTGGTCGGGGTCATCGCCCCGTGGAACTACCCGCTCTTCCTCGCCGTCGGCGACGTGGTCCCGGCCTTGATCGCTGGCAACGCCGTGCTGTCCAAGGCGGACTCGCAGGCGCCGATGACGCTGCTCGCGGCGCGCGAGCTCGCCGTCCGCGCCGGGGTGCCGGCGGAGATCTGGCAGGTCGTCGCCGGCCCGGGCAGCAAGCTCGGTCAGGCGATCATCGAGAACGTCGACCACCTCGCCTTCACCGGCTCCACCGCCACCGGACGGCGGCTCGCGGCCGCTGCCGGTGAACGCCTGATCGGGACCTCGCTCGAGCTCGGCGGCAAGAACCCGATGGTCGTCCGCGAGGACGCCGACCTCGACGCCGCGGTGACCGGGGCGGTGCAGGCGTGCTTCGCCAGCGCCGGACAGATGTGCATCGGCATCGAGCGGATCTACGTCCACGAGTCGCTCTACCCGACGTTCGTCGAGAAGCTCGTCGCGGAGACCGCCCGGATCAAGATCGGGGCGTCCTACGACCACGACGTCGAGATGGGGTCCCTCACCTCGGCCGAGCAGCTCGGGGTGACCCGCGACCACGTCGAGGACGCCGTCGCCCAGGGTGCGGTCGTCGCCTCGGGTGGACGGCACCGCCCCGACCTCGGTCCGTTCTTCTTCGAGCCGACGGTGATCACCGGCGTACGTCCCGGGATGAAGCTGTACGCCGAGGAGACCTTCGGCCCGGTCGTCTCGGTCTACCCCGTCGTCGACGACGCGGACGCGATCGCCCGCGCCAACGACACCGAGTACGGCCTGTCCGCGAGCGTCTGGGGCAAGGACCTCGCGAAGGCCCAGAAGGTCGCGAACGCGATCCGGGCGGGTGCGGTGAACATCAATGACGGCTACCTCTCGGCCATCTCCTCGTTGTCCGCCCCGATGGGCGGGATGAAGGCGAGCGGGGTCGGTCGCCGGCACGCCGCCGACGGCATCCTGCGGTTCACCGAGTCGCAGACCACCACGACCCAGCGGGTCGCCACCCCCTACCCGTCCCGCACGAAGGCCTACATGGCCGCCATGCGGGTCGTCGTCATCGCCCAGCTCAAGGCAGCTCGCCGCAAGGCGCGGAAGGACATCTGA
- a CDS encoding putative protein N(5)-glutamine methyltransferase produces the protein MPDDLSYDAIVTRLRAAGCVYAEDEAAHLLAAADAADDLAALVARRVAGEPLEWVVGWAFFGTEDGEGIRVAVTPGVFVPRGRTIELALAALERLSPGDTLVELCCGSGAISAYLVDRVDDLDVWAADIDPDAVASAQHNLPGARVVVGDLFEPLPPALRGTVAVLVANTPYVPSDQVALMPAEARDHEPLHTLDGGPDGLALLRRIASEASTWLRPGGSVLIEIAESQFDAARVAFEAAGLVTSGLIDPDGTTVIVGLRS, from the coding sequence GTGCCGGACGACCTCTCCTACGACGCGATCGTGACCAGGCTGCGCGCGGCGGGGTGCGTGTACGCCGAGGACGAGGCGGCGCACCTGCTCGCTGCCGCCGACGCTGCCGACGACCTCGCCGCACTGGTCGCGCGCCGGGTCGCGGGCGAACCGCTGGAGTGGGTCGTGGGCTGGGCGTTCTTCGGCACCGAGGACGGCGAGGGCATCCGGGTCGCCGTCACCCCCGGGGTCTTCGTCCCCCGGGGCCGGACGATCGAGCTCGCGCTGGCCGCGCTGGAGCGCCTCTCCCCCGGGGACACCCTCGTCGAGCTGTGCTGCGGAAGCGGGGCGATCTCGGCGTACCTGGTCGACCGGGTCGACGACCTCGACGTGTGGGCGGCCGACATCGACCCGGATGCTGTTGCATCCGCGCAGCACAACCTGCCCGGGGCACGCGTCGTCGTCGGCGACCTGTTCGAGCCCCTGCCGCCGGCACTGCGAGGCACCGTCGCAGTCCTGGTGGCGAACACCCCGTACGTGCCGAGCGATCAGGTCGCGCTGATGCCGGCCGAGGCCCGCGACCACGAACCGCTGCACACCCTGGACGGCGGGCCCGACGGCCTGGCACTGCTGCGCCGGATCGCCTCGGAGGCGTCGACCTGGTTGCGCCCCGGGGGCAGCGTGCTGATCGAGATCGCCGAGAGCCAGTTCGACGCCGCGCGCGTCGCGTTCGAGGCGGCGGGACTGGTCACGTCCGGCCTGATCGACCCGGACGGGACGACGGTGATCGTGGGCCTGCGGAGCTAG
- a CDS encoding cytochrome P450: MTTTSDPTTALKTVGGPRVGLPHLLKMRRDPIGHNDLMRAKYGEVLKLNVFGTTLYACYGMDAAEQILINRDRAFVNGPAWSHFIGPFFHRGLMLLDNEEHLHDRRIMQAAFTNDAMRRYHAVMVPHIRSGLEAWADVENPRMYELFKDLTLDLALETFVGVELDRAEKDRINKAFIAAVRAGTSIVRANVPGTPWAKGLAARKVLEDFFFKNLPAKRRDGGDDLFAQLCTATSEDGEVFSDADIVNQMIFLLMAAHDTTTITMSSMAYHLARFPEWQEKARQEALAATDSYDSITACELQDRIMKESLRLCSPVPSLPRVATREVAVNGYRIPEGAFVTVSPFYSHFDPEYWPNPTHFDPDRFAEPRREDHGHRMAFHGFGGGVHKCIGMFFAGVQVRAIFHELLTTYRWSVPAGYEWPLDLVALPFPRDRLPVTLEKL, from the coding sequence GTGACGACGACGTCCGATCCCACCACCGCACTGAAGACCGTCGGCGGCCCGCGGGTCGGCCTCCCGCACCTGCTGAAGATGCGGCGCGACCCGATCGGTCACAACGACCTGATGCGCGCGAAGTACGGCGAGGTCCTCAAGCTCAACGTCTTCGGCACCACGCTCTACGCCTGCTACGGCATGGACGCCGCCGAGCAGATCCTGATCAACCGGGACCGCGCGTTCGTCAACGGCCCGGCGTGGTCGCACTTCATCGGTCCGTTCTTCCACCGCGGGCTGATGCTGCTGGACAACGAGGAGCACCTGCACGACCGCCGGATCATGCAGGCCGCGTTCACCAACGACGCGATGCGCCGCTACCACGCGGTGATGGTGCCGCACATCCGCTCGGGCCTGGAGGCGTGGGCGGACGTGGAGAACCCGCGGATGTACGAGCTGTTCAAGGACCTCACCCTCGACCTGGCACTGGAGACCTTCGTCGGCGTGGAGCTCGACCGCGCCGAGAAGGACCGGATCAACAAGGCGTTCATCGCCGCGGTCCGGGCCGGCACGTCGATCGTGCGCGCGAACGTCCCGGGCACTCCGTGGGCCAAGGGCCTGGCGGCCCGCAAGGTGCTCGAGGACTTCTTCTTCAAGAACCTTCCCGCCAAGCGGCGCGACGGCGGCGACGACCTGTTCGCCCAGCTGTGCACCGCGACGTCCGAGGACGGCGAGGTGTTCAGCGACGCCGACATCGTCAACCAGATGATCTTCCTGCTGATGGCGGCGCACGACACCACCACCATCACGATGAGCTCGATGGCCTACCACCTGGCCCGCTTCCCCGAGTGGCAGGAGAAGGCCCGCCAGGAGGCGCTCGCCGCCACCGATTCCTACGACTCGATCACCGCGTGCGAGCTGCAGGACCGGATCATGAAGGAGTCGCTGCGCCTGTGCAGCCCGGTGCCCTCGCTCCCCCGGGTGGCCACCCGCGAGGTCGCGGTGAACGGCTACCGGATCCCTGAGGGCGCGTTCGTCACCGTCTCCCCCTTCTACAGCCACTTCGACCCGGAGTACTGGCCGAACCCGACCCACTTCGACCCCGACCGGTTCGCCGAGCCTCGCCGCGAGGACCACGGCCACCGGATGGCCTTCCACGGGTTCGGCGGTGGCGTGCACAAGTGCATCGGCATGTTCTTCGCCGGCGTCCAGGTGCGCGCGATCTTCCACGAGCTGCTGACGACGTACCGGTGGTCGGTTCCCGCGGGCTACGAGTGGCCGCTCGACCTGGTAGCACTGCCGTTCCCGCGCGACCGCCTCCCCGTGACGCTGGAGAAGCTGTGA